One part of the Rutidosis leptorrhynchoides isolate AG116_Rl617_1_P2 chromosome 1, CSIRO_AGI_Rlap_v1, whole genome shotgun sequence genome encodes these proteins:
- the LOC139903452 gene encoding uncharacterized protein produces MKESSLMLTLLISGPKSPGKDIDVYLRPLVVELKILWSEGVVTHDSVTNTYFQMKAMRIWTINDYPARGSLSGWSDQGYKACPTCNEDTPAMRVENKIVYVSNRQKLELNHPYRENLQFNGKVDHTPKPRKFKVHEIEKQLEDLLPVGNVEKNHTNGLKRKRPPKCPHNWTKISIFWELEYWKYLPLQHNLDVMHIEKNVLEAILGTLLMNDKSKDTHNARVDLEKLGIREYLWLKPKTAGKKDGKFLKPHAQYSLNSEDSVSFCKFIKEVKLPDGFGSNFRHKVNKDNNNITNMKSHDCHIMMQRLLPVGVNAFLHPTISTPITQLCAFFKKICARELMVSDMLKAQKQVVKLLCTFALIYPPAFFDIMIHLVMHLPEEAIMGGPVYMRWMYPIERYMKKLKNYVRNKAKPEGCIAEGYVVDEALTACSMSLEGIQRDLIVLTVMLTGHLGHDKLHWYVLNNCSDIDEYKNQFKTEYPNMDMKTNFPSWFTNKIRELRSVDRSKYSDELICLAEGPVGGSNHYTACHVNGVRFVVSNRDDRRTTQNSGILTLADEGSPVSKYYGRLEDIVELHYAGAFSVVLFRCRWFNTENTRKHKRLFIVNNITSIDTKDEWYQDDQHILATQAQQVFYIDDPSKLLPDGRSFMSLDADLDNMTYIINDDDDDDDDDIVELNPLVLTHDICDDDDDDDVVADDDLNPQIPRNEAFSSDDDEY; encoded by the exons ATGAAAGAAAGTTCTCTCATGTTGACTCTGTTAATTTCTGGTCCTAAATCACCTGGAAAAGATATTGATGTTTACTTGAGGCCTTTAGTTGTTGAACTGAAGATTTTATGGTCTGAAGGAGTTGTTACGCATGACTCAGTTACAAACACGTATTTTCAAATGAAAGCAATGCGTATTTGGACCATAAATGATTATCCTGCCCGTGGTAGTTTGTCCGGTTGGAGTGACCAAGGCTATAAAGCATGCCCTACATGTAACGAGGACACTCCTGCTATGCGTGTAGAAAACAAAATTGTTTATGTCAGTAACAGACAAAAACTTGAACTGAATCACCCATACAGAGAAAACTTACAATTCAATGGTAAGGTTGATCATACCCCAAAACCTAGAAAGTTCAAAGTGCACGAGATCGAAAAGCAACTTGAAGATTTGTTGCCAGTTGGTAATGTCGAAAAGAATCATACAAATGGACTAAAAAGAAAACGTCCCCCTAAGTGTCCTCACAACTGGACTAAAATTTCTATTTTTTGGGAACTTGAATATTGGAAATATCTTCCACTACAACACAACTTAGATGTCATGCATATTGAAAAGAATGTGTTGGAGGCTATTTTGGGTACCTTATTAATGAATGACAAGTCCAAAGACACTCACAATGCACGAGTTGACTTGGAAAAATTAGGAATTCGAGAATATTTGTGGCTCAAACCTAAGACCGCCGGTAAAAAGGATGGGAAATTCTTGAAACCTCATGCACAAtactccttaaattccgaagacagtgtaagttTTTGTAAATTCATTAAAGAAGTTAAACTTCCAGATGGGTTTGGATCAAACTTCAGGCATAAAGTGAACAAGGATAATAACAACATTACGAACATGAAATCTCATGATTGCCATATCATGATGCAACGATTATTACCGGTCGGAGTTAACGCGTTTTTGCACCCTACTATTTCTACACCAATAACGCAGTTGTGTGCATTCTTTAAGAAAATTTGTGCTCGAGAGTTAATGGTATCAGATATGTTGAAAGCTCAAAAACAAGTGGTTAAATTGTTATGTACTTTCGCGTTAATTTATCCTCCAGCTTTTTTTGACATAATGATTCATTTGGTAATGCATTTACCGGAAGAGGCTATAATGGGAGGGCCTGTTTACATGAGGTGGATGTATCCAATTGAGAGATACATGAAAAAACTAAAAAATTATGTTAGAAATAAAGCTAAGCCTGAAGGTTGTATAGCTGAAGGGTACGTTGTCGATGAAGCATTAACTGCATGTTCAATGTCCCTTGAAGGTATACAAAGAGATTTAATCGTCCTGACAGTTATGCTGACGGGCCATCTAGGTCAT GATAAACTTCACTGGTATGTACTCAACAATTGTTCTGACATCGACGAATACAAAAA TCAATTTAAAACAGAGTACCCCAATATGGACATGAAAACAAATTTTCCAAGTTGGTTCACCAACAAG aTACGTGAACTACGGTCAGTTGATCGATCGAAGTATAGCGATGAATTGATCTGTCTAGCTGAAGGACCGGTGGGTGGCTCAAACCATTACACTGCCTGCCATGTGAATGGTGTCAGGTTTGTGGTTAGCAATCGCGATGATCGACGCACCACACAAAATAGTGGAATTTTGACACTCGCAGATGAAGGTAGTCCTGTCTCTAAGTATTATGGTCGGTTAGAAGATATTGTTGAGTTGCATTATGCCGGTGCATTTAGTGTTGTGTTATTCAGATGCCGGTGGTTCAACACTGAGAACACTCGAAAACATAAACGCCTATTTATAGTCAATAACATAACTAGTATTGACACGAAAGATGAGTGGTACCAAGATGATCAACACATTCTTGcaacacaagctcaacaagttttTTACATCGACGATCCTTCCAAACTTCTACCAGATGGAAGGTCGTTCATGAG CCTTGATGCTGATTTAGATAATATGACTTATATAA ttaatgatgatgatgatgatgatgatgatgatatagtagAATTAAACCCTCTTGTCCTTACTCATGAcatatgtgatgatgatgatgatgatgatgtggtggCTGACGATGATCTAAATCCCCAAATTCCTCGAAATGAAGCTTTCTCTAGCGATGATGATGAATATTGA